A region of the Dyadobacter sp. CECT 9275 genome:
AGCAGAATGAAAGTTCGCGTCCGCACATTGCCAATGCAGATATCGACGGTTCAGAGCGTTTGTCGTGGAGTACCTTTCCGGAAAGACTTTCCAAACATGGGGTCGACTGGCGCATTTATCAGAACGAACTAAGCGTCGGAGTAGGGTTTGAAGGGGAAGAGGGCCGCTGGCTTTCCAATTTCACGGATAACGACATGGAATTTTTCAAACAATACCATGTAAAACGTCATCCTGAACATTTGCCCCACCTCAGAAAAGCCAAGGCTGCATTTGAGAAACAACTGCTGGAAAAACCGGATCCAAAAATCCAGGAAAAACTGCATCTTACGATCAAAGAAATTGCCTTTCTGGAAGTCAATACCCTTGACAAGCTAACACCAGAGCAGCGGGACCTCCATCAAAGGGCTTTTACCGTCAACCGCAACGATCCCGATTACCACAGCCTGGAAACCATTACCTATGATGACAACGGTACCCAACGCTCTGCTCTGATCCCCAAAGGAGATGTTTTACACCAGTTCAGGGCCGATGTGAACGCCGGAAAGCTGCCGACGGTATCCTGGCTGGTGGCACCTTCCAATTTCTCCGACCACGCGGGCACGCCCTGGTATGGTGCATGGTATCTTTCGGAAGCCATTGATATTTTAACCAAAAATCCGGAAGTATGGAAGAAAACGATCTTTATCCTGACCTACGACGAGAATGATGGTTATTTTGATCATGTGCCTCCATTTGGAGTTCCCAACCCCAAGGATGCCTCAACAGGTATGGTTTCAAAATCGCTGGATATTTCCTCGGAATATGTGGTGAAAGGACAAACGGCCCGGGAGAGTTCTGTCGGGTTGGGCTTCAGAGTTCCAATGATGGTAGTATCTCCCTGGTCGCGAGGGGGATATGTCAATTCACAGGTTTTTGACCATACCTCGTCCATCCAGTTTTTGGAACATTTTCTGAGCCATAAAACCGGCAGTAAGATTCACGAAGATAACATATCGTCCTGGCGCAGAAGCGTATGCGGCGACCTCACTTCAGTGTTCAGGCCTTATAACGGAGAAAAAGTAACACACCCCAAAGCCATTGACCGTGTACCTTTTATAGAAGGAATACACAAGGCAAAATTTGCCAGGGTACCTGATAATTTCAACCGGCTCGATCAGGATATGATCAAAGCTGTCATGGATAATTCGGATACCAGCTTTTTGCCCAGACAAGAAAAGGGTATCAAACCCGCCAACCCGATACCGTATGAAGCCTACGCACACGCCGGGTCGGGCGACGATAAACTATTTAATATAAATTTTGAAGCTGGAAATCAGTTTTTTGGCAAATCCGCCAGCGGCATTGTCTTTAATGTATATGCCTCCGCAGGCAGAACCTGGGCCTTTACCGTTGCGGCGGGAGACAACTTTTCGTATTCCTGGCCGCTCGACAGCTTTGAGAGCCAGCAGTATGATCTGAAAGTATACAGTGTAAACGGATTTTACCGACATTATACCGGTAATGCCAAGGACCCTAAAATACAGGTTCAGCTATTATACCACCCCGAAAAAAATCGCGGCCAAAAGCCGGGTGGTAATGTATACGTACATATCAAACGGATATCGGGTAATGAAACCCTGAAATTCGGTCTGACGGATAATGCCTACGGCAGCAAGCCGGTGGAAGGGGTACTTCCTGCAAAAGTACAGGAAGTGTTAATTCCACTTAACCTGAAACGCAGTCACAGCTGGTATGACTTCACTCTGGTGACAGAAGGTAACGCCGCTTTTCGCCAACAATACGCTGGTCATGTGGAACAGGCAAAAGAAAGTTTTACGGATCCGCTGATGGGGGGTGTTTTGTAGATGGAGGAAGGAGGAGGGGGACAAATGGGAGGAAGGGGTTGGGCGTCGTCTCCAGACGACGTCCGAGTGACATCGGTCTCCAGACCGGTGGATGTTTTCCTAGCGTCGTCCGTAATTCCAGCTCAGACCGCCGCGCCATCCCAGCCAGCCTTGCACCTGGTGCCCGGTATTGAAATGAAAAAATCCCTTATCAGAAAAAGACTGGTACCCGGCTCGAAATTCCTTTTGCTCCGATTGAAAAACGGAAAAAGACGGCCCGCCAATTAATGACAGCCGCTTTGCAAGCTTCAGATTAAGCCCTGTATGTAACTGATAGATGGCGGCACACTTATCCCAGTCGCCCAAATAACCTTTCTGAAAAGTAATTTCTGTATTCAGACGTAGTGTTGAACTCAGGGCAGATTCATGACCTAAGCCCAAACCGAAGAGAAAGGCTTTTTTTGTACGGTCCATGGAAGCACCCATATTAAAGATATTGTACAATTTTTTATTTCCTGTTTTCCAGGCAACATTCCATGGCACCATTTCGCTGGCAAAAACAGCGATGGCACCACTTCCTTTTTTTACAATATTCAGCAAGCCTACACTGTACCCGGAAGAACTATCGGCCAGATTAACCAAAGCTACCTGAACGCCCCTCAGATTTTTGGCATAATTAAACAAAAAAGCCAATTGTACTCCTCGGACCGTACCTCCGCTCACATTACCCAATCCGCTCAGTTGTGTCCCGCTAGCATTTCCTTGTGTTACGTTACTGATCCCCGCAATTTGAACGCCCTTCATATTTCCCGACACAATATTGAACATGTTGGCCATCTGCAGATACCTCACATCCTTACGGGAAATATTAAAAAGTCCCGATAGCTCCACCCCGTTCACGCCGGCAGTATAACTGCCATAGACGTTCAGAGAAACCTTGTTGGTAATTTGTGATGCCATTTTTCCATGCGTGCTCAAACCCGGCGTAAGGCCTACCTGAAAAGGAGAGGTAACAAAAAAGCGGGTAATATTCCGACTTTGCGCTCTGAGGCGCGAAGAAACCAATAATCTCGCAAGCCAGAATCTACTGTCACTTCCATTTGTGATGGTCAGTGTATCCAGGTCTATCGACTTCTGATGAATGCTGATTTTCATCCCCGCATCAGTTTCGGAATGCAGTACTACGGAAGTATCAGCATACCCAATCTTACTGATTGTGAGAGTGACTGGAAACTGATGATGACGCAAGCGAAGTTTAAAGGAACCGTCCGCGTCGGTCAGTGCGGAAATCAAATGCTCCCTGGAATAAACACTGGCATAATCCACGGCTTCCTGCGTTTCACCATCCACCACAACCCCGCTGATGTAAGCATATCTCTCCGGCGGAGCCTTTTGGATTATAATATAGTTCCCGGTATCCTTGTAAAGGTATTTTCCCAAAAGCAGCCTGTCCAGCACCTGCCGCACCTGTGCCGACATGGAAATACTCACGACGCTGTCACCGGGGATAATGTCACTATTATACGAAAAAGCAAACTGCCCCTGCTGCCCGATCAATTTTAAAACCTCTGCCACCGGCTTAGCTTTAACGGAAACAGTAATGCGCTTGTCGAGCAGTTTTTGTGCGTGGCAATCCGGTACGCAAAAAAAGCAGGTTATCAAAATCATTGCCCAGAGGATAACGCTGACCGGGCTCGACTTACAATACATGTGGCCAGCATTGCACAACGTTAAAATTTCTGTTTGGCGTACAAGGCGCTTCGCACATCAGATTTCCATGAATGTTCATCAGAGCATTAATATTATTGGATTCACGACAGGTCAATGACAATACAGATTCTGATTACCCCTATGGGAATAAAAATTACTTTTAATGTGATGATTTAGTGCCATAAGTTCAAAATGAATCAAAGAATGTCCGATCCGAGCTAATTTTCATAGTACTTTAACCCGACCTTTGACGGCTTATAAAAGTACTTTAACAATTACCAAACTCAACCATTTATGAAAAAAATCGCATCACTCACCGCCATTTTATCCATTTGTATTATACTCGGCATAGTGGCGTGTAATGACAAAAAGGATGACCCCATACCCGAGCCTGAGGAATTTACGGTAACCAATTTTGCCGACCAGCTACGTGCACCGATTGGATTTACGCTCGACAATAATAACCGCTTATGGGTTACCGAGGCGGGTACCGGCCAGAACGACGGCAGTATTGTAATGATTACCCCAGAAGGCGTCAAAACTACGGTTGCTACCGGCTTCCCGTCGGTAGTCTCAAACGGTTCCATCGAAGGGATGAGCCATCCGCTTTACAAGGATGGGAAACTCTACGTGCTCCACGGTATCAGCGGTATGTTGTACACTGCGGATGTATCCTCCTTCCAACCAGGAAACACTCCTTTGAACCTGAATACGTTTCAAAAGGAAGATATTGGTACATATGTAAGAAGCCAGAATCTTACCAATCCGCTCAATTCTAATATATTCGATCTGCTGTTCGGAGCCGACGGGCACTTGTACATCGCAGATGCAGGCGCCAATGCATTGATCAGGCGGGATAAATCCAACGGAGCATTGAGTGTATTTGCACGTATTCCGGATCTGGCAACGGGTGTAGAAGCGGTTCCTACCGGAGTTGTTTTCGACGGAGAACGCTTCCTTGTTTCCGTTCTGGGAGGATTTCCCTTTACACCAGGCAACGCCAAAATCTTCCAGATCAGTACCAGCG
Encoded here:
- a CDS encoding carboxypeptidase-like regulatory domain-containing protein gives rise to the protein MILITCFFCVPDCHAQKLLDKRITVSVKAKPVAEVLKLIGQQGQFAFSYNSDIIPGDSVVSISMSAQVRQVLDRLLLGKYLYKDTGNYIIIQKAPPERYAYISGVVVDGETQEAVDYASVYSREHLISALTDADGSFKLRLRHHQFPVTLTISKIGYADTSVVLHSETDAGMKISIHQKSIDLDTLTITNGSDSRFWLARLLVSSRLRAQSRNITRFFVTSPFQVGLTPGLSTHGKMASQITNKVSLNVYGSYTAGVNGVELSGLFNISRKDVRYLQMANMFNIVSGNMKGVQIAGISNVTQGNASGTQLSGLGNVSGGTVRGVQLAFLFNYAKNLRGVQVALVNLADSSSGYSVGLLNIVKKGSGAIAVFASEMVPWNVAWKTGNKKLYNIFNMGASMDRTKKAFLFGLGLGHESALSSTLRLNTEITFQKGYLGDWDKCAAIYQLHTGLNLKLAKRLSLIGGPSFSVFQSEQKEFRAGYQSFSDKGFFHFNTGHQVQGWLGWRGGLSWNYGRR
- a CDS encoding ScyD/ScyE family protein, with protein sequence MKKIASLTAILSICIILGIVACNDKKDDPIPEPEEFTVTNFADQLRAPIGFTLDNNNRLWVTEAGTGQNDGSIVMITPEGVKTTVATGFPSVVSNGSIEGMSHPLYKDGKLYVLHGISGMLYTADVSSFQPGNTPLNLNTFQKEDIGTYVRSQNLTNPLNSNIFDLLFGADGHLYIADAGANALIRRDKSNGALSVFARIPDLATGVEAVPTGVVFDGERFLVSVLGGFPFTPGNAKIFQISTSGTVSEYKGGFTNLSHLTLSKNNKPIVLQLGNFGAGFEASTGRVLNEDGDVLLSGLTMPTDIVRSADREFYLLSYAQGTIKKLKY
- a CDS encoding phosphocholine-specific phospholipase C, whose product is MENRRDFLKKASIFTSALGLAGVIPDSIQRAFAIDPDKGTTYLDAEHIVFLMQENRSFDHALGTLKGVRGYNDPRAIRLPNQYPVWLQSNKKGETYAPFRFNIKDTKATWMSDLPHGWPDQVDSLNRGNMNGWLDAKRSKIREYSDMPLTMGYYTREDIPFYYNLADSFTVCDYNFCSSLTGTSPNRCFFWTGKIREEQNESSRPHIANADIDGSERLSWSTFPERLSKHGVDWRIYQNELSVGVGFEGEEGRWLSNFTDNDMEFFKQYHVKRHPEHLPHLRKAKAAFEKQLLEKPDPKIQEKLHLTIKEIAFLEVNTLDKLTPEQRDLHQRAFTVNRNDPDYHSLETITYDDNGTQRSALIPKGDVLHQFRADVNAGKLPTVSWLVAPSNFSDHAGTPWYGAWYLSEAIDILTKNPEVWKKTIFILTYDENDGYFDHVPPFGVPNPKDASTGMVSKSLDISSEYVVKGQTARESSVGLGFRVPMMVVSPWSRGGYVNSQVFDHTSSIQFLEHFLSHKTGSKIHEDNISSWRRSVCGDLTSVFRPYNGEKVTHPKAIDRVPFIEGIHKAKFARVPDNFNRLDQDMIKAVMDNSDTSFLPRQEKGIKPANPIPYEAYAHAGSGDDKLFNINFEAGNQFFGKSASGIVFNVYASAGRTWAFTVAAGDNFSYSWPLDSFESQQYDLKVYSVNGFYRHYTGNAKDPKIQVQLLYHPEKNRGQKPGGNVYVHIKRISGNETLKFGLTDNAYGSKPVEGVLPAKVQEVLIPLNLKRSHSWYDFTLVTEGNAAFRQQYAGHVEQAKESFTDPLMGGVL